One window from the genome of Panthera leo isolate Ple1 chromosome D3, P.leo_Ple1_pat1.1, whole genome shotgun sequence encodes:
- the FICD gene encoding protein adenylyltransferase FICD, protein MTLMPMASVMAVTEPKWVSVWGRFLWVMLLSMVLGSLLALLLPLGPIEEQCLTVLKGFYLLRSKLDRVQHAVTKCTSPSTELSVTSSDAALLAVRTKASPAGKLEAKAALNQALEMKRQGKREKAHKLFLHALQMDPDFADALNEFGIFSEEDKDIVQADYLYARALTISPYHEKALVNRDRTLPLVEEIDQRYFSIIDSKVKKVMSIPKGNSALRRVMEETYYHHIYHTVAIEGNTLTLSEIRHILETRYAVPGKSLEEQNEVIGMHAAMTYINTTLVSRIGSVAISDVLEIHRRVLGYVDPVEAGRFRTTQVLVGHHIPPHPQDVEKQMEEFIQWLNSEDAMNLHPVEFAALAHYKLVYIHPFIDGNGRTSRLLMNLILMQAGYPPITIRKEQRSEYYHVLEVANEGDVRPFIRFIAKCTETTLDTLLFATTEYPVALPEATPNHSGFKETLPVRP, encoded by the exons ATGACACTCATGCCGATGGCTTCAGTGATGGCAGTGACCGAACCGAAGTGGGTCTCCGTCTGGGGCCGCTTCCTGTGGGTGATGCTGCTGAGCATGGTGTTGGGGTCCCTGCTGGCGCTGCTGCTGCCCCTGGGGCCCATCGAAGAGCAGTGTCTGACCGTGCTCAAAGGCTTCTACCTGCTCAGGAGCAAGCTGGACAGGGTGCAGCATGCCGTCACCAAGTGTACCAGCCCGTCTACGGAGCTCAGTGTCACCTCCAGCGATGCGGCACTGCTGGCGGTCAGGACCAAGGCCTCTCCAG CTGGGAAGTTGGAAGCCAAAGCAGCTCTGAACCAAGCCCTGGAAATGAAACGCCAAGGCAAGCGAGAGAAAGCCCACAAGCTCTTCTTGCACGCCCTCCAAATGGACCCAGACTTCGCAGATGCGCTCAACGAGTTCGGCATCTTTTCCGAAGAGGACAAGGACATCGTCCAGGCCGATTACTTGTACGCCAGAGCGTTGACCATCTCGCCCTACCACGAGAAGGCACTGGTCAACCGGGACCGGACACTGCCGCTGGTGGAGGAGATCGACCAGAGGTATTTCAGCATCATCGACAGCAAAGTGAAGAAGGTCATGTCCATCCCCAAGGGCAACTCCGCGCTGCGCAGGGTCATGGAGGAAACCTACTACCATCACATCTACCACACGGTCGCGATCGAGGGCAACACCCTCACCCTCTCGGAAATCAGGCACATCCTCGAGACCCGCTATGCCGTGCCAGGGAAAAGCCTGGAGGAGCAGAACGAGGTCATTGGCATGCACGCAGCGATGACGTACATCAACACAACGCTGGTTTCCCGCATCGGCTCTGTGGCCATCAGCGACGTGCTGGAGATCCACAGGCGGGTGCTGGGTTATGTGGATCCAGTGGAAGCTGGCAGGTTTCGGACGACACAGGTCCTGGTGGGACATCACATCCCCCCCCATCCTCAAGACGTGGAAAAGCAGATGGAGGAGTTCATCCAGTGGCTCAACTCCGAGGACGCCATGAACCTGCACCCGGTGGAGTTTGCGGCCCTGGCCCATTATAAACTGGTTTACATCCACCCTTTCATCGACGGCAACGGAAGGACCTCGCGCCTGCTCATGAACCTCATCCTGATGCAGGCGGGCTACCCCCCCATCACCATCCGCAAGGAGCAGAGGTCCGAGTACTACCACGTACTGGAAGTCGCCAACGAAGGCGACGTGAGGCCGTTCATCCGCTTCATCGCCAAGTGTACGGAGACCACCCTGGACACCCTGCTCTTTGCCACAACCGAGTACCCGGTGGCCCTGCCAGAGGCCACGCCCAACCATTCCGGGTTTAAGGAGACTCTGCCCGTGAGGCCCTAA